Within the Triplophysa dalaica isolate WHDGS20190420 chromosome 2, ASM1584641v1, whole genome shotgun sequence genome, the region ctcactcacacacacacacacacacacacacacacacactcactctctcactcacacactcactcactcactcactcattctcacacacacacacacacacacacacacactctctcactcactcactcactcactctctcactcactctctcactcactctctcactcactcactcacacactcactcactcactcactcactcactcactcactctctcacacactcactctctcactcactcactcactcattctctcactctctctcactcactcattctctctctcactcactcattcactctctcactcactcactcactcactctcacacactcactcactctctcactcactctctctctcactcactcattcactctctcactctctcactcactcacacactcactcactcacacactcactctctcactcactctctcactctctctctcactcactctctcacacacacactcactcactctctcactcactcactcactcactcactcactcactcactctctcactcactctctctctcactcactcactcactcactctctcactcactcactcactcactcactcactctctcacacacacactcactcactctctcactcactcactcactcactcactcactcactctctcactcactctctctctcactcactctctcactcactcactcactcactcactcactcattcactctctcactcactcactcactcactcactctctcacacacacactcactctctcactcactcactcactcactcactcactcactctctgacacacacactctctcactcactcactcactcactcactcactcactcactcactcactcactcactcaaacactcactcactcactcactctctcacacacacacactcactctctcactcactcactcactcactcactctctcactcactcactcactctctctctctctcactcactcactctctcactcactcactcactcactcactctctcactcactcactcactcactcactcactcactcactcactcactcactcactcactcactcactcactcactctctcactcactcactcactctctcactcactcactcactcactcactcactcactcactcactcactctctcacacactcactcactctctcactcactctctcactcactcactcactcactcactcactcactcactcactcactcactcactcactcactcactcactctctcactcactcactcactcactctctcacttactcactcactcactcactcactctctcactctctcactcacacactcactctctcactctctctctcactcactcactcactcacacactcactctctcactcactctctcactcacacactcactcactcactcactcactcactctctcagttgttgtgttgttaatgatgttttttttgttgtgatcAGGATGTGCTGACGGTGAGAGATCTGTGCGGTCTGATCCAGTTCTCCACGCTCAGACCCACTCACAACATCGTGAAGcccaggtacacacacacttacacacacacacacacacacacactttcacacacacacacacacacacacacacacacacacacacacttacaaacacacttacacacacctacacacacacctacacacacacacactcgcgtGTGTCATTACACAaagagtttgattgacagagtgtgttgtgtgtttgtgttcagctggTTCAGCGTCAGTGGTGATGATGGAGTCTCTCGGGTTAATGTGATGATTCTGGACGGACTCACACAGACTCACTTCTACAGATACTTCACGCACTTCAAACACCTAAGCAACAAATACACTGCTGTGAGTCTCTCATACACAACTGCACTActgaaggtgtaaaaacacgaCAGCTGAGAGATGCCACATAATATTGACACATCAATCACATTTCTGCAAGTTTTGAataaagtgtgtgttgtgttgtgttgtcagaGATGGAGTCTAGCGCCCTCCTCAGGTGACCTGATGTCTGATCTACTCAACTCTGATGTCACACAATCTGTAGAACACCTTAAGATCTCAGGTACATCACTCAGCAGCGgatgtgttgtgtatttattgtgttgtgttttattgtgtggtGTGGTTGTGTGCGTTACAGCTCGGCTCATGCTGAATCCAGTCATCCGTCGGTTTGGTCTGAAAGCTTCAGGGCTGAACGCTTTTCTGCTGAACGAGCGGGACATGATCAAACACAACTTCCCTGTGAAgggtaacacacaaacatgtgaatGATACACACACGCCATACACGTGTCTCTCGCCTGTTGAGCAGTGTCCCATGATGCTTTGCAGGTGGGCGGGACTGCGAGGGCTTCGTGTGCACTCAGAGCGACGGGCCGGTGACTGACAGCAGCCCTCTGTTTGGACTGGACTGTGAAATGGTGCGGTGTTGTGTTTGTGGTGTTGTGAGTGTTCAACGGATGGCTCAGttatggtgtgtgtttgtgttacagtgTTGTACTTGCGCTGGTCTGGAGTTAACTCGAGTGGCTCTGGTAGACTGCACTGGACAGTGTGTACTTAATGAACTAGTTAAACCACACAACCCTATAATAGACTACCAcaccaggtacacacacacacacacacacacacacacacacacacacacacaatgttttgttaaaatgagtTTTGTGTTTCAGGTTTTCTGGGATCACGAGTTTGATGCTGAACCCTGTAAAAACTCGACTGACAGACGTTCAGTGTCAAATCCTGAAGCTGTTGCCTCCTGACGGCGTTCTGGTGGGTCACTCGCTGGAGAACGACCTGCGGGCCCTACACGTGCgttcacacaacaaacactttTGTGTAGAAACATGAACGTCGTGTGATGGGctgtgtgatgtttttcagCTGATACACCATCACGTCATCGACACGTCTCTGCTGTACCGCAAAGAGTTCGGTCAGAGGTTTAAACTCAAACACTTAGCTGAAGTGATTCTCAAGtgagtccacacacacacacacacacacacacgtcagtCAATTGTGTAAGAttgtgtacacgtgtgtgttTTAGAAGAGAGATTCAGTCAGAAGACAGGATGGGTCATGACCCCTGTGAGGACGCTTTAGCCGCTCTTCATCTGGCTCAATACTTCATCAGTAAAGGACCcagagaggtgtgtgtgtgagctacacaacacacaaatacactagCGTTCATGACGGAGTGTCACATGTCagcctgtgtgtgtctgtgtcaggTTGTGCAGGATCATATGGAGGATTTGTGGGAGATGGAGTTCTGTGGTGACAGTGACTCAAACACTCCTCACAGCAGCAGGTGCTTCTTCTTCTGAGCTTTGATTTGATGTGAAGATGTTTGTGTCTGACTGACAGCTCCTCTCACCAATCACACAGCCCCCTCCCCTTCGGACACGCCCTCTACACATCCGGCAAATCAGCACTCTACCTGAGCACAACAGCAGATGACACAGACTCACTGACCAATCAACATGTGTGCAGAAGACAACACTGCACAACTAACAGAGAGGTGTGtgtaacacacgcacacacaaacactgcacaACTAACAGAGGGATGTTACACCTTATACAGAAAcctgacacacaaaaaaacaattgtagaacactgtgtgttttttgtgaaggtggtgtgtgtgttcaggcgTGTGGTTCAGTCTTACACACTCAGTGTTCTTCAGTTCTCACACAGTGAAAATCTACAACAAACACCAGCACAAAGACAACAACATCTACAGCAGGtaaccgcacacacacacacacacaaacacaaatgaattGAACATAAAGGACATCATGTGTGACTGAACTGAaaccgtgtgtgtttgtttgtgtgtttcagatgagtgtgtgtttgagagagatgtgtgtgttgtacgTCGGGCCGTGGCCCAGTGATACAACAGTGAAACAGATACACAAACTCTTCAGATGCTGCGGTCGCGTGCGGACGGTACGATTCCTGCACAACACACATGGggtaagaaaacacaaacacacactttaacaTGAACTCCTCATGTGTGTATctcgagtgtgtgtgtctgtgtgtgcagaTTCACGCTGAGGTAGTGTTTGATCATCTTGAAGGCGCTCAGCTGGCTGTCAATCATCTGACGGATCATCACATCAGTGACTGTCACATcaaggtctcatcatcatcacacacaacacaacacacacaacaacatgatTGTTCAACACATTCATTCTTGTTGCTTGAGGAGGTTGTGTCActttacttgtgtgtgtgtgtgtgtttgtgtaggctCGTCGTCCAGTACACGAGTGGTGTTTGGATCTGGATGAGCGCGTCTCTGAACGTCAGCGTGATATTCTCACCCATCACATGATCTATGTGTGTAATCTGTCCTCTAAACATCATCACCATGACGACCTGCTGCACACCTTCAAACAGTTTGGCCCCATTCAACACATCATCAGAcctgcaaagcatgctgggaaacgCCACTGCAGACACGCCTTCATCTGTGAGGACACATTCTGTCAGTCTGTGTGACGGTATGAGAACTGTGATGAGATgaacaaacctgtgtgtgtgtgtgtagcgtTTGAGCGCAGTGAGAGTGCTCATGCAGCAGTGGGCGTCGCCCTGCAGATGGGCAACAGGAAGTTATCGGTGTGTCACGCTCTGACCCCGCCCCACATGACCTCATGGACACACGCGCAGGCCGTAGTTACAGAAACCAGCCCGGAAACAGCGGGGCAGAGAGAGGGATGTGATGTGAgtgacagctgtcaatcaaactatCCTTTAGTAAAGACTGACACGTGTTGAtaagagatgatgatgatgatgatgaggagacGTTTTCTTCATGTGTCTGTATGTCGTCTCTGATTTTTTCCTGGTCACATGTTCAGCCGCATCAGATGGAGCGTCACATACAGAAACTGGATGGCAAGGTGGGAAAAGTGTTTGGAGCGTTGGAGAAGAACTGCATGAGCATCGTCATCCTGCCGGGAGTCAGGAGGTACTGACACACACACCCTCATGATGTTGAGTGATCAGTTTGTGAGATGTTCTCTGTTTCTAGCGCTTCTGTGGATTATCTTGGCTTGTGCTTTAttcacatcaaacgtgacgacACCATCTAGTCCTCCAAGCGTCGTCACGGCAGATGATTGGTTCTGACTCCGCCCATTTGGAAGTGTtctgtgaaatgttttgataagagatgctgtttttatattgtctttGCATTCTGTTATAAACAGTGAAATGAACTTCATTcctgctgttgtgtttgtttatgtcacGTCTGATGACTGCTTTATGAGTCCAGAGATGAAGAGTCAGACTCgtgttaataaaaatacaagttGTTTGTGAGGAAACCCTTTGTGATTTGTATTTCGAGCTGAACGTGATCACGCATTTGATCTGTGATGAGATTTGGGTCACAATATCACAACACGTTAGTCACCACCAAAAGAATGTTAATATTTGTGCAGATAAATGATTGTCACATCTTGAATTTTGGGTTTCACAATCTTATCAcaggtgttttatttataagcaGTTATTCATCTATTGTGACAATAGAAATCTTTATTCAATCATCTATAGACACATCTACAGAAGACATTggaacaagtttttttttcattttctgaaaatgaaaTGGATGGATGTTCAAGTCATTTCTTTTAGTTACAGAGCGCTGCCTGAatggattaaaaataaagacaacTTGAAAATTTACAtcagaaaaacataaatgtgaCGCTGTATGTTCATTTCTAATGAATAAATGACGTTATTTAATGTCTCCTATAAAATGTTTGGGATTTGAATTAGATCACAGAAATCAAATGTAGAACGCGTTTCACGACCTCCGACTGTGCTCATGTATGTGATCATGCAAacactgtgacatttctgacATGACAGTAGAGAAGACTCAACACCGACATACTAAGAAAGATTCTTTAATTCGATCTCCCCTGCAGGAGAACATTTTGTGATACAAAAACAAGATtataacatttctcaaaacatttgaCACTTTTTTTTACTCGCTACTAATCTGAATGAAAAGGAAGCATAAAGACAGAAGACCCCTCATGAGAAATAAATAAGCTCATGTCATCCATCCATCACGACATTTAAAATGAGGGACTAACGCACTTCTAATCCGTGTTAAAATACACCATGCACACACGCAGAGAGAAAACACCTCACTGAACTTCAGCCAGACAAAATGAGGGCGGGTCACAGGAAGTTGACATGTCACATGACGCTTGTAC harbors:
- the LOC130437143 gene encoding RNA exonuclease 5-like codes for the protein MKRKAQESVMMSREKKRVRLENISQDVLTVRDLCGLIQFSTLRPTHNIVKPSWFSVSGDDGVSRVNVMILDGLTQTHFYRYFTHFKHLSNKYTARWSLAPSSGDLMSDLLNSDVTQSVEHLKISARLMLNPVIRRFGLKASGLNAFLLNERDMIKHNFPVKGGRDCEGFVCTQSDGPVTDSSPLFGLDCEMCCTCAGLELTRVALVDCTGQCVLNELVKPHNPIIDYHTRFSGITSLMLNPVKTRLTDVQCQILKLLPPDGVLVGHSLENDLRALHLIHHHVIDTSLLYRKEFGQRFKLKHLAEVILKREIQSEDRMGHDPCEDALAALHLAQYFISKGPREVVQDHMEDLWEMEFCGDSDSNTPHSSSPLPFGHALYTSGKSALYLSTTADDTDSLTNQHVCRRQHCTTNREVVCVFRRVVQSYTLSVLQFSHSENLQQTPAQRQQHLQQMSVCLREMCVLYVGPWPSDTTVKQIHKLFRCCGRVRTVRFLHNTHGIHAEVVFDHLEGAQLAVNHLTDHHISDCHIKARRPVHEWCLDLDERVSERQRDILTHHMIYVCNLSSKHHHHDDLLHTFKQFGPIQHIIRPAKHAGKRHCRHAFISFERSESAHAAVGVALQMGNRKLSVCHALTPPHMTSWTHAQAVVTETSPETAGQREGCDPHQMERHIQKLDGKVGKVFGALEKNCMSIVILPGVRSASVDYLGLCFIHIKRDDTI